A window of uncultured Fibrobacter sp. genomic DNA:
TGCACGGCATATTCGTTGTCAAGGCGGTGAGCCGCGGAATCCGTTACACGCACAAGATTGTAACGCACTGACGTTGAAATTTTGAAAGTTGCCCCATTTTGCTATATTGGGGAACATGCAGAAAACAGACGAAAAAATGCACGATGCTGCGGATATGCAACCGAAACCTGTGAAGGATTCGGTTGTTGTCACCCGCGATATAGTCCACCCTTCCGACGTGAATGCACACGGAATCGTGTTTGGCGGTTACATGATGTCGCTTTTGGACAAGGCGGCGTGCATTGCCGCGTTTACCCATGCGGGCAAGAAGGTGACCACGGTCGCGATGGACGGCATCCGCTTTTTCAAACCGGCCAAGGTGGGAACAATCCTCACGATTCGCGCGTCCGTGAATCGCGTGTTCAATTCGTCCATGGAAATTGGTTTGAAGGTGATGGGGCTTGATCAACTCTCGTCGGAAGGCGAGCAGCTTATTTGCCGAGCCTACATGACCTTTGTCGCTGTCGATGCAGAGGGCCACGCCCTCGCTGTGGCTCCGGTTGTACCTGAAACGCCCGACGAAATTCGCCGTTACAACGAAGCTCTTGTCCGCCGCGAGGCGAGAATCGCCTTGAGCAAGTCGCTCACGGCGCGCTAGACTGGCTTGTTTTTCGGGTCTGTCGCTTTTTTCCTGTCGACCCAGACACTTTCGTTGAACAGTTGGCCTTCGCTGAGGCCGTATTTCTCCTCGACTCCGGCTTGTGCGATGGCGGCGTCGATACTTATGTTGCCACGGATGGCGGCGACGTAGGTCTGTATTTTGCGGCGCGCGATTTCGGGGGATTCGTCGAGCAGTTCAATCCTGAAATGGTTCACGCCCGCGGCAGTGAGGCGCGGGAACAACTTGAGTGCGGATTGCGGTTTGCCTACGAACAAGGTGTTGCGGCATTCGGCGTCGCTCTGCAAGAAGTGTTTTTCGCCTTTGTGGTCGAGAATTTCCACTTTGTGTTGCGTGCAGATTTTGCCACATTCGGGGAAGCGGCGGCCGTCGGTGAGCGCCCTTGCGAACGCACAGTATTCGGAGTGGAATGCCGGCATGTACTGGTGGAGTGCCAGTTCCAGGCGGCCAGCGTCGATATTGCCGAGCAAGTCGAAAAGTTGTGTGCTGTTCAGGTCCCAGGAGGGGTGGAGCGTTTGCAGCCCTTGGTCGAGCAGCCATTCGTAGCTTAGGCTGTTTGCCGCGTTGAGGCTGTAGTCGCCGTGCAGCGGGATGCCGCTCCCGCGCAAGATGGCGAGCGCTCCGAGGCTCCGTACTAGGGCAAAGTCGGGGGCGAGGCGCAGGATATTCTTGAGGTAATGGTTTTCGCCGGGCTTGTGGATGCGCAGTGTCGCCATTCCGGCTTTCAGCCCGAGTTCGCGGATTTGTTCCAGCGGCTCATCGTACTTGACGCCCCAGTCAAAATCCATGATGGCGCTGTCGATGTCGAGCCCGCGTAGCGCTTCGATTTGGTTGGGGCGGCGGACGAGCACGGAGATGGTTGCCGGGGTGTGCGCGTTTTGGGCTTGCTTGTGGGTGGAAGCGTGTGCCAGGAGGGCGCGGCCGCGCGCCGCATCCGGCGCGCTGGCGGCCATCGACATCCGGGAGTCGTCCATGGCCGCCGTCGCCTTTTGGCGAAGGCCGCGCAGCACTTTCCCGGGAACGAAGGCGTTGGCCGGAACGCGGATGTCCAGCGAATGGGGCGCGTATGCCGTCGAGCCGAGGGCGGAAAGCTCTTTTTCGGCCAGCTCGCGGAAGTCGCGTTTTTTGCCGTTCGCACTCTCTGCCGTATCGCGGCTGGCTTCCACGGCGATATCGCTTTCGACGGAAATCTTGTGGTCGGCGTCGTCGAACATCGTAAGGCGCAGCGGTTCCCCGATTTTTCCGCTCAGGACGATGTCGACAGGGATGCGCCTGCTTTTTTCGCGGTCGGCGAATGTGTGCTGGAGTTCTTTTTCGAGGGCGGGGGAGTCGTTGCGGTATGCCTTCATGCCGGGGGCGACTTTGCGCAGCTCGAAATTCCTGCCGAATTGCAACATCAATTTGCCGTTACGTTCTATCACGCCGTACAGGCGGCTCCCCAGGCTCAATCCGTTTTTCGGGTTCTCGAAGAGGATGCCGTCGCCTTGGCGGGGGAGTGCCGTGACGCCTCCATCGGGCGTGGAAACGGTGATGCTGTCCCGTTCTATGCGGGAAACTTCGCCCAGGTATTCGCCGTGGTGGTTGCTGAATGTCCCGTCGACGAGTGCCTGGTGGTCGACTCCGTCGAGCCAGCCGGTAGAAAGCCCGCGCGAGAACAGGACCTCGAGCGGTTCCATGTCTGTAGCGGGGAGTTTATCGTGGGTGTCGAGGGATTTTTTGTATGCCTTGGCGACTGCGGCCACGTATTCGGGGCTCTTGAGGCGGCCCTCGACTTTAAGTGAATCGATGCCGATTTCTTCGAGGTCGTTAAGTCTAGGCAATGCACAGAGGTCGTGCGGGCTGAAAAGGTACTGCGCATTGGTGTCGCGGTATTCCTTGCCGTCTACGAAAATGCGGTAGGGGAGCCTGCAACTTTGGGCGCACTGGCCTCGGTTCGCGCTGCGCCCGCCAAAGTTCTCGCTGGTGAGGCACTGGCCCGAATAGCTCACGCAGAGCGCCCCGTGTACAAAGACTTCGAGTTCGAGCGGTGTCGCTTCCTTGATGGAGGCAATTTGTTTTAGGGAGAGTTCACGGGCCAGCACGGCGCGGTTGAAGCCCAGTTGCGATGCGAAATTGACGGCTTCGGCGCTGGCGAGCGTCATCTGCGTGCTCGCATGGATTTCCTGGTCTGGCGCGATGGCCTTTATGAGCCGTGCAAGACCGATGTCCTGGATAATGAATGCGTCCGGCTTCAGTGCGATGAGTTTTTCAAGGAATTCGGGCAGGTCGCGGATTTCGCGCTCGAATACGAGAATGTTCATGGCGAGGAACGTGCGCACTCCGCGCACTCTCGCATAACGGATCATTTCTTCGACGTCTTCGAATGAAAAATCTTCTGTGCGTCCACGGGCGTTCCAGTGGGGGACGCCGTAGTAGACTGCATCGGCCCCGTTCTGGATGGCGGCTTCTAGCATATCCCGCGTACCCACGGGCAACAGTAATTCCGGTCTCTTCACGATTACAATGATAGAAAAAAACTACATTTGGACCATGATGAAAAAATGGGCCTACCATGTGTTGTTGATTTCGTTTTGTTGCTGTGCGTCTTCGGCGCTGCTGGCGTGCTCGGATCCAGAAAAGGCTGCCGAGGTCGAGAGGCTTTCTATCCGCAACGAGGCCCTGAGGCGTACCGTGGATTCGCTGCAAGACGAGGTGAATATCCTCAAGGCGCAGAGCGATTCGGTCAAGAATGAACTCAAGTCGCTCGACATGCACCGCTAAGCGTGTTCTTTATACAGTTCCTTAATTAGAACGCTAGAAAACTTTTTCGAGCCTTTCGATAATTTCGTCTATGGGCGTGAAAGCGCACATGGGGAGGCTGACCGCCTTTTGGCTGGCCTTGTCGGCGGCGTTTTCTGCATAACGTGCGGCAAGTTCTGCAAAGCAAGGCTGCCTGTGCAGTGGCATGGGGTAGTGGATGCAGTAGGGGATGCCCGCCTTGTCCAATGCCGCGACAAAATCTTTTCGGTTGTCTACAAGCAACGTGTATTGGGCGTAGGTGCTCGTGTTGCCATCGGCGATTTGCTGCGGGGTGAGCCCTTCGATGTTGGCGAAGAAGGCGTTGTAGCGTTCGGCGATGGCCTTGCGTGCCTTGAGTTCTGCATTCAGGTGGGCGAGCTTGACGCGGAGGACGGCGGCCTGCAAGGCGTCGAGCCTGCTGTTCATGCCGGCGGCTTTGTGGAGGTAGCGTTCCTCGCTGCCGTGGTTTGCGAGCATGCGCGCTTTTTGGGCGAGTTCCTTGTTTGCGGTGAAAATGGCCCCGCCGTCGCCATAGCAGCCGAGGGGCTTGCTCGGGTAAAAACTGGTGATGGCCATGTCCCCGAAGGTGCATGCCTGTTTTCCGCATTGCGTGGCCCCGAAGGCTTGCGCGGAATCTTCGAGGAGCCAGAGCCCGTGGCTTTTGGCGATTTGGCGGAGTTCTGCGTATGGGGCGCACTGGCCGAAGAGGTTGACCGCGATGATTCCGCGCGTCAGCGGGCCGACCAGGGATTCGACGCTTTCGGGAGAAATCTGGAGGGTGTGCGGGTCGATGTCGGCAAAAATGGGGGTGGCACCGAGCCTCGCGACACATTCTGCCGGGGCGATAAAGGTGAAATCCGGAACGACGACCTCGTCCCCCGGTTGGACGCCGAGGGCCGATAGGGCGATGGTGAGTGCGTCGGTCCCGCTGGCGCAGGTGACGGCGTTTGTCCCGGTGTAGGCGGAAAGTTCTGCTTCCAGTGCGGTTACTTCTGGCCCACCTATATATATTCCGCTGTCGAGGACTGCTTTCTCGGCTTTCTCGAGCTCTTCTCGGTAAGCGTCTCTTTGGGCCTGGATGTTCACGAAAGCAATCATGCGGACAAATATAGAAATGCAGCGCTTTTAGGTGGGAGTGGGGGTAAAAAGTGCGAAAAATGTTCGTAAATTGTCTTTTTTTGCCGCTCCCCTTGAAATTCCCAATTTTTTTACTAACTTTGTGCCAACATTTTTAAGTAGGTTTTCACCCGGAGAAATAAGGTGCCTCAACATAAATCTTGCAAAAAGCGTTTGCGTCAGGCCGAGAAGGCCAATGCCATGAACCGTTCCGTTCGTTCCGCCATCCGTTCGAGCCTCAAGGTCATCCGTACGGCTGCTTCCAAGGAAGAAGCCCTCAAGGAAATGCCGAACCTGTTCAGCATGCTGGACAAGGCTGCTGCCAAGAGCCGTGCAGGTTTCAACGCCAATCGCGCTGCGAACTACAAGGCCAAGGCCGCCAAGGTCGTCAACGCCCTTGCTTAATTTCTAGGTCTCCTAGTTGTTTGTTCACGAAACCAGCATGCCGAGCGTGCTGGGTTTTCGTGTACCTATTTTTGTAAGTTTTTTGGCAATTTTGGCCAATATTGTAAAAAAAACATTCTCAGATTGCGAATTTGGCCTTTAATCGGGCTTTTTTTTGTCGCTTTTTTAAAAAAAGTGTGATAAATTGTAACATTGCTCACATTTGTGAAACATTTTACTATTTTCAAGTCCGTGAATTTAGCGAAGACGACTATACATTTTCAGAATTCGACTCGCTCGATAACAATCCATTTGCCGGAATTTTTGTTCCGTGCAAGTTCTTGGATTAAGGTTGTCGTCCTTATCGGA
This region includes:
- the rpsT gene encoding 30S ribosomal protein S20, which codes for MPQHKSCKKRLRQAEKANAMNRSVRSAIRSSLKVIRTAASKEEALKEMPNLFSMLDKAAAKSRAGFNANRAANYKAKAAKVVNALA
- a CDS encoding U32 family peptidase, with amino-acid sequence MKRPELLLPVGTRDMLEAAIQNGADAVYYGVPHWNARGRTEDFSFEDVEEMIRYARVRGVRTFLAMNILVFEREIRDLPEFLEKLIALKPDAFIIQDIGLARLIKAIAPDQEIHASTQMTLASAEAVNFASQLGFNRAVLARELSLKQIASIKEATPLELEVFVHGALCVSYSGQCLTSENFGGRSANRGQCAQSCRLPYRIFVDGKEYRDTNAQYLFSPHDLCALPRLNDLEEIGIDSLKVEGRLKSPEYVAAVAKAYKKSLDTHDKLPATDMEPLEVLFSRGLSTGWLDGVDHQALVDGTFSNHHGEYLGEVSRIERDSITVSTPDGGVTALPRQGDGILFENPKNGLSLGSRLYGVIERNGKLMLQFGRNFELRKVAPGMKAYRNDSPALEKELQHTFADREKSRRIPVDIVLSGKIGEPLRLTMFDDADHKISVESDIAVEASRDTAESANGKKRDFRELAEKELSALGSTAYAPHSLDIRVPANAFVPGKVLRGLRQKATAAMDDSRMSMAASAPDAARGRALLAHASTHKQAQNAHTPATISVLVRRPNQIEALRGLDIDSAIMDFDWGVKYDEPLEQIRELGLKAGMATLRIHKPGENHYLKNILRLAPDFALVRSLGALAILRGSGIPLHGDYSLNAANSLSYEWLLDQGLQTLHPSWDLNSTQLFDLLGNIDAGRLELALHQYMPAFHSEYCAFARALTDGRRFPECGKICTQHKVEILDHKGEKHFLQSDAECRNTLFVGKPQSALKLFPRLTAAGVNHFRIELLDESPEIARRKIQTYVAAIRGNISIDAAIAQAGVEEKYGLSEGQLFNESVWVDRKKATDPKNKPV
- a CDS encoding DegT/DnrJ/EryC1/StrS family aminotransferase, coding for MIAFVNIQAQRDAYREELEKAEKAVLDSGIYIGGPEVTALEAELSAYTGTNAVTCASGTDALTIALSALGVQPGDEVVVPDFTFIAPAECVARLGATPIFADIDPHTLQISPESVESLVGPLTRGIIAVNLFGQCAPYAELRQIAKSHGLWLLEDSAQAFGATQCGKQACTFGDMAITSFYPSKPLGCYGDGGAIFTANKELAQKARMLANHGSEERYLHKAAGMNSRLDALQAAVLRVKLAHLNAELKARKAIAERYNAFFANIEGLTPQQIADGNTSTYAQYTLLVDNRKDFVAALDKAGIPYCIHYPMPLHRQPCFAELAARYAENAADKASQKAVSLPMCAFTPIDEIIERLEKVF
- a CDS encoding acyl-CoA thioesterase; translated protein: MQKTDEKMHDAADMQPKPVKDSVVVTRDIVHPSDVNAHGIVFGGYMMSLLDKAACIAAFTHAGKKVTTVAMDGIRFFKPAKVGTILTIRASVNRVFNSSMEIGLKVMGLDQLSSEGEQLICRAYMTFVAVDAEGHALAVAPVVPETPDEIRRYNEALVRREARIALSKSLTAR